The following are encoded together in the Streptomyces flavofungini genome:
- a CDS encoding condensation domain-containing protein, with protein sequence MTYDMQRQRGGVGRETVEVPLSVGQSSLFFIHEMAPESTMYNMAVGITMRERFDDERLRGAWARVWARHPVLTGVVRAGAGGYAQHWYAAEPTCTVREVPGMDADELTRLVNEDYSLAFALKKEAPARLFLYQHARGSTLLMVVHHMAGDLTSLFAVCEDLLAGHREGAAEETVEPDTSYARYVAHERTFLESARSEPMRRYWAERLDGCTFALDVPGASGSTVAADAPALARFTLPRPLADGIRRTADDSGTSTATVLLAAFNVLLHKLTGASDIVVGFPIEGRKKPFKRTVGYFVNSLPLRTSVAADDRFHSVLSATHAALVGAVRHQAIPIPAVLSSVSPEVVRAIHQVSFQFEPERISHGARMHFGDLGAAQLFGHEVEAVPIRQQVGQFPLWMQIGEMEGALQGGLHFDPARFGIEDATGYVRLYEALVRDIVADATACVADLGAGWTGSD encoded by the coding sequence TTGACGTATGACATGCAGCGCCAGCGGGGCGGGGTCGGACGGGAAACCGTGGAAGTCCCGCTGTCCGTCGGTCAGAGCTCGTTGTTCTTCATCCACGAGATGGCTCCGGAGTCGACCATGTACAACATGGCCGTCGGCATCACGATGCGGGAGAGGTTCGACGACGAGCGTCTCAGGGGCGCATGGGCGAGGGTGTGGGCCCGCCATCCGGTGCTCACGGGAGTCGTCCGCGCGGGAGCGGGCGGTTACGCACAGCACTGGTACGCGGCCGAGCCGACGTGCACGGTGCGTGAGGTACCCGGCATGGATGCCGACGAGCTCACGCGACTGGTGAACGAGGACTACTCCCTCGCCTTCGCCCTGAAGAAGGAAGCGCCCGCCCGACTGTTCCTCTATCAGCACGCGAGGGGCTCCACGCTGCTCATGGTGGTGCACCACATGGCGGGTGACCTGACCTCCCTCTTCGCCGTGTGCGAAGACCTCCTCGCCGGGCATCGCGAGGGCGCTGCCGAGGAGACGGTCGAGCCGGACACCTCGTACGCCCGCTACGTCGCGCACGAACGCACCTTCTTGGAGAGCGCCAGGTCGGAACCCATGCGCCGGTACTGGGCGGAGCGCCTCGACGGCTGTACCTTCGCGCTCGACGTTCCCGGCGCGTCCGGGTCCACCGTGGCCGCGGACGCCCCGGCGCTGGCCCGGTTCACCCTGCCGCGCCCACTGGCGGACGGGATCCGGCGCACGGCCGACGACAGCGGTACGTCCACCGCCACGGTCCTGCTCGCGGCCTTCAACGTGCTGCTGCACAAACTCACCGGTGCGAGCGACATCGTCGTGGGCTTCCCCATCGAGGGCCGCAAGAAGCCCTTCAAGCGCACCGTCGGGTACTTCGTCAACTCGCTGCCCCTGCGCACCAGTGTGGCCGCGGACGACAGATTCCACTCCGTGCTGTCCGCCACCCATGCGGCACTCGTCGGTGCGGTCCGGCACCAGGCGATACCGATACCCGCCGTGCTCAGCAGCGTCAGCCCCGAAGTCGTGAGGGCCATCCACCAGGTGAGCTTCCAGTTCGAGCCCGAACGCATCTCCCACGGGGCCCGCATGCACTTCGGCGACCTGGGAGCGGCTCAGTTGTTCGGCCACGAGGTCGAAGCCGTCCCGATCCGTCAGCAGGTCGGCCAGTTCCCCCTGTGGATGCAGATCGGCGAGATGGAGGGTGCCCTGCAGGGCGGCCTGCACTTCGACCCCGCGAGGTTCGGCATCGAGGACGCCACCGGTTACGTGCGGCTGTACGAGGCGCTGGTGCGGGACATCGTGGCCGACGCGACCGCCTGCGTGGCCGACCTGGGGGCCGGCTGGACGGGGTCCGACTAG
- a CDS encoding ABC transporter permease, protein MSALGKVVRSGVGRRRVQTLVIGLATMMAVAASVMGGSLLVVSGAPFDDAFAERRGAHLSMEFDASEVSAGQLSRSKDAEGVISSTGPFRAATVTPRSDGAGPEWPMTVVGRGDPGRDVDEVALLDGRWPARSGEIVLSAEAAVVPTLGRKLAFPDLPGDPALTVVGVARSVTHTADAWVVPSQMPALTVPGSGGHQMLYRFTDAGTAAEITAGAEAVTRHLPPKAVVGEKSWLTVRKNAERDTAVYVPFLLAFGALGLVMSVLIVGNVVASAVGTGTRRIGILKAVGLTPPQVVRAYVGQALIPAAVGTALGVLAGHLLAVPVLAETEEVYGTSSLGIAPWVDLVVIAGVLGLVAVTAWASAWRAGRLRTVDALALGRNSSAGRGRWAARLTARLPLPQPVALGLARPFARPVRTLAMGTAILFGAIAVTFTVGMGATLNQVMKAKAHDVADVVVPAPLPDFGPQGPGRGPEKQPEPAAVATAIKAATGTGKYYSVARVRATASGLTGTIDVNAFTGDASWGGYTMVSGRWVDRPGEAVVPTPFLTATGSRVGDTVTLNGLAEPVTVRIVGEVLDPRNDGMQVFTDASTLAGAHPDLTETSHHIAVTSGTDVSHYVDTLNKDLTPLGATARAGGPDAGGDMVATLNSLSAILTLMLVAVAALGVLNGVLLDTRERVRELGVHKALGMTPRQTIMMVITSVAVTGLLAGAAGVPLGVALHGRVLPAMGDSVGLRLPDSTIAVYHTAELLPLVLGGLLIATLGALLPAGWAARARTAVALRTE, encoded by the coding sequence ATGAGCGCGCTCGGCAAGGTGGTGCGATCGGGGGTGGGGCGACGGCGGGTGCAGACCCTGGTGATCGGGCTCGCCACGATGATGGCGGTGGCCGCCTCCGTCATGGGCGGATCGCTGCTCGTGGTGTCCGGCGCGCCCTTCGACGACGCCTTCGCGGAGCGCCGCGGGGCCCATCTGTCCATGGAGTTCGACGCGAGTGAGGTGAGTGCCGGGCAGCTGTCGAGGTCCAAGGACGCCGAGGGGGTGATCAGTTCGACCGGCCCTTTCCGTGCGGCGACGGTCACTCCGCGGTCGGACGGGGCGGGCCCCGAGTGGCCGATGACCGTGGTGGGCCGGGGTGACCCCGGCCGGGACGTGGACGAGGTGGCGCTGCTCGACGGGCGGTGGCCCGCGCGTTCCGGCGAGATCGTGCTGTCCGCCGAAGCCGCGGTCGTCCCGACCCTGGGCAGGAAACTCGCCTTCCCCGATCTGCCCGGCGATCCGGCGCTGACGGTGGTCGGCGTGGCGCGCTCGGTCACGCACACCGCTGACGCCTGGGTGGTGCCTTCCCAGATGCCGGCGCTCACCGTGCCCGGCAGCGGCGGCCACCAGATGCTCTACCGCTTCACCGACGCGGGCACCGCCGCAGAGATCACCGCGGGCGCCGAGGCCGTCACCCGACACCTGCCGCCCAAGGCGGTCGTAGGGGAAAAGTCCTGGCTCACCGTCAGGAAGAACGCCGAGCGCGACACCGCCGTCTACGTCCCCTTCCTCCTCGCGTTCGGCGCCCTGGGCCTGGTCATGTCCGTGCTCATCGTCGGCAACGTCGTCGCCTCGGCCGTCGGCACGGGAACGCGTCGCATCGGCATTCTGAAGGCCGTCGGCCTCACCCCGCCCCAGGTCGTGCGGGCCTACGTGGGTCAGGCGCTGATCCCGGCCGCCGTCGGCACGGCCCTCGGCGTGCTCGCCGGCCACCTGCTCGCCGTGCCCGTACTGGCCGAGACCGAGGAGGTCTACGGCACCTCGTCCCTCGGCATCGCCCCCTGGGTCGACCTGGTGGTGATCGCCGGGGTGCTCGGCCTGGTGGCGGTGACCGCGTGGGCGAGCGCCTGGCGGGCGGGGCGGCTGCGCACGGTCGACGCGCTCGCCCTGGGGCGCAACTCCTCGGCGGGGCGCGGCCGGTGGGCGGCCCGCCTGACCGCACGGCTGCCGCTGCCGCAGCCGGTCGCCCTGGGCCTGGCCCGGCCCTTCGCCCGGCCCGTCCGCACCCTGGCGATGGGCACCGCGATCCTGTTCGGCGCCATCGCGGTCACGTTCACCGTGGGCATGGGCGCCACGCTCAACCAGGTGATGAAGGCCAAGGCGCACGACGTCGCCGACGTTGTCGTGCCCGCGCCCCTGCCGGACTTCGGACCCCAGGGTCCCGGGCGCGGCCCCGAGAAGCAGCCCGAACCCGCTGCGGTCGCCACGGCCATCAAGGCCGCCACCGGAACCGGGAAGTACTACAGCGTCGCGAGGGTACGCGCGACCGCGTCCGGCCTGACCGGCACCATCGATGTGAACGCCTTCACCGGCGACGCCTCCTGGGGCGGCTACACCATGGTCTCGGGCCGCTGGGTCGACAGACCCGGCGAGGCCGTGGTCCCGACCCCCTTCCTGACCGCCACCGGCTCCCGCGTCGGCGACACCGTCACCTTGAACGGCCTGGCCGAGCCGGTCACGGTACGCATCGTCGGCGAGGTCCTCGACCCCCGCAACGACGGCATGCAGGTCTTCACCGACGCCTCGACCCTCGCCGGCGCACATCCCGACCTGACGGAGACCAGCCATCACATCGCGGTCACATCGGGCACCGACGTCTCCCACTACGTCGACACGTTGAACAAGGACCTGACCCCGCTGGGCGCCACCGCCCGGGCCGGCGGGCCCGACGCCGGTGGAGACATGGTCGCCACGCTCAACTCACTGTCCGCGATCCTCACGTTGATGCTCGTCGCCGTCGCTGCGCTCGGTGTGCTCAACGGCGTACTGCTCGACACCCGCGAGCGCGTGCGGGAACTCGGAGTCCACAAGGCGCTCGGCATGACCCCCCGTCAGACCATCATGATGGTCATCACCTCGGTCGCCGTGACCGGACTCCTCGCGGGCGCCGCGGGTGTGCCGCTCGGCGTCGCCCTCCACGGCCGGGTCCTCCCCGCGATGGGCGACAGCGTGGGGCTCCGCCTTCCCGATTCCACCATCGCCGTCTACCACACGGCGGAACTCCTCCCGCTCGTACTCGGCGGCCTGCTCATCGCCACCCTGGGCGCACTCCTGCCCGCCGGCTGGGCGGCAAGGGCCCGAACCGCAGTGGCCTTGCGCACCGAATAG
- a CDS encoding helix-turn-helix domain-containing protein, protein MPVLLEAPERAREDRDWLRRLDRYPEIGVLKYGTAPTNWEVSYDRGHSEHVIHLVVAGRYEGVAGHQRIQVGPGTLVWLKPGVPFTLRAAASRPLALYRLQLPPAPAEEPPLGPVVVLPGAWELRAPLDLLISEREERQPFREVRMRAALELLFSSALRLAEQQQTVRPALDAAQRRLLEDHADERVAERVHPAELARLLRMSPEHFTRCFRRTYGCPPKVWLVRRRIQHAARLLDETQETITRIARGLGYCDVYLFSRQFKSVMGVSPRTYRAR, encoded by the coding sequence ATGCCCGTTCTGCTGGAGGCCCCGGAGAGGGCACGGGAGGATCGCGACTGGCTGCGGCGTCTCGATCGGTATCCCGAGATCGGGGTGCTGAAGTACGGGACAGCGCCGACGAATTGGGAGGTGTCGTACGACCGCGGGCACTCCGAGCATGTGATCCACCTCGTGGTGGCCGGCCGGTACGAGGGCGTGGCCGGCCACCAGCGGATCCAGGTGGGGCCGGGGACCCTGGTGTGGCTCAAGCCCGGGGTGCCGTTCACGTTGCGCGCCGCCGCATCGCGGCCGCTCGCTCTCTACCGGCTCCAGCTGCCGCCGGCGCCCGCGGAGGAACCGCCGCTGGGGCCGGTCGTGGTGCTGCCCGGCGCGTGGGAGCTGCGGGCGCCCCTCGACCTGCTGATCAGCGAGAGGGAGGAACGGCAGCCGTTCCGCGAGGTCCGGATGCGGGCCGCGCTCGAGCTGCTGTTCAGCTCGGCTCTCCGGCTCGCGGAGCAGCAGCAGACCGTACGTCCGGCGCTTGACGCCGCGCAGCGGCGCCTCTTGGAGGACCACGCCGACGAGCGGGTCGCCGAGCGGGTGCACCCGGCCGAGCTGGCCCGGCTCCTTCGGATGTCCCCGGAGCACTTCACCCGCTGTTTCCGCCGGACCTACGGCTGCCCGCCGAAGGTGTGGCTGGTGCGGCGGCGGATCCAGCACGCCGCGCGGCTGCTCGACGAGACACAGGAAACGATCACTCGGATCGCCCGCGGCCTCGGGTACTGCGACGTCTATCTCTTCAGCCGCCAGTTCAAGTCCGTGATGGGTGTCTCCCCGCGGACCTACCGAGCGCGCTGA
- a CDS encoding ABC transporter ATP-binding protein, which translates to MTVPVIELREVSRRYDDGPPALHEVSLTVRPGESVAILGPSGSGKSTLLNLIAGLDRPDAGTVTVDGVRVDRLGEGGSARYRRSKIGMVFQFFNLLDDLTVTDNVVLPARLAGMARREADRRAAELLQLLAVDRHARAHPGRLSGGERQRVAVARALMNRPPLLLADEPTGALDTAAGQDVSRLLTGLNAEGQTVVVVTHDLALARSCTNRTVRIADGRITEDASSRAVATEAVR; encoded by the coding sequence ATGACCGTGCCCGTGATCGAGCTGCGCGAGGTGAGCCGCCGGTACGACGACGGCCCGCCCGCCCTGCACGAGGTGTCCCTGACTGTGCGGCCCGGCGAGTCCGTCGCGATCCTCGGCCCCTCCGGCAGCGGCAAGTCCACCCTGCTCAACCTGATCGCGGGCCTGGACCGGCCCGACGCGGGGACCGTCACCGTGGACGGGGTGCGGGTGGACCGGCTCGGCGAAGGCGGATCGGCGCGCTACCGGCGGTCCAAGATCGGCATGGTCTTCCAGTTCTTCAACCTGCTCGACGATCTGACCGTCACCGACAACGTCGTCCTGCCCGCGCGCCTCGCGGGGATGGCACGGAGGGAGGCGGACCGCAGGGCGGCGGAGCTCCTTCAGCTCCTCGCCGTCGACCGGCACGCCCGCGCCCACCCGGGGCGGCTGTCCGGCGGCGAGCGGCAACGCGTCGCGGTGGCACGGGCGTTGATGAACCGGCCGCCGCTGCTCCTGGCGGACGAGCCGACCGGTGCCCTGGACACGGCCGCCGGACAGGACGTCAGCAGGCTGCTGACCGGCCTCAACGCCGAGGGCCAGACCGTCGTCGTGGTCACCCACGACCTGGCTCTGGCGCGGTCCTGCACGAACCGTACGGTCCGGATCGCCGACGGCCGGATCACCGAGGACGCCTCCTCGCGGGCCGTCGCCACGGAGGCCGTCCGATGA
- a CDS encoding phytanoyl-CoA dioxygenase family protein: MDTTTAALTRDEVTRFHEQGFLGPYVACSPEEMDAFRQHIDAEVLTSPGPNPATPLHSRHLDHRPVHDLATLPEVLGRVRSLLGDDILLWSTFLFNKEPGGLEVPWHQDIDSWPLDPPVNLSLWLAVDEATAENSCVQIIPGSHRELLHHVPSRPGKAFPQEIDPALVDTTTAIDMELAPGEFFLFSEQLMHHSNKNTSDRRRLGLSARYTIPKVNIVDQDSSPLFPGHACVLVSGSDTMGNNRMTQPPA, translated from the coding sequence ATGGACACCACCACCGCAGCACTGACCCGCGACGAGGTCACCCGATTCCACGAGCAGGGTTTCCTCGGGCCCTACGTCGCCTGCTCGCCCGAGGAGATGGACGCCTTCCGCCAGCACATCGACGCCGAGGTGCTCACCTCGCCGGGACCGAATCCGGCGACGCCCCTGCACTCCCGTCACCTGGACCATCGTCCGGTGCACGATCTCGCCACCCTGCCGGAAGTGCTCGGCCGGGTGCGGAGCCTGCTCGGCGACGACATCCTGCTGTGGTCCACGTTCCTGTTCAACAAGGAGCCGGGCGGCCTCGAGGTGCCCTGGCACCAGGACATCGACAGCTGGCCGCTCGATCCGCCCGTGAACCTCTCCCTCTGGCTGGCGGTCGACGAGGCGACGGCGGAGAACTCGTGCGTGCAGATCATCCCCGGCTCGCACCGTGAGCTGCTGCACCACGTGCCCTCGCGCCCGGGGAAGGCGTTCCCGCAGGAGATCGACCCGGCTCTCGTCGACACCACCACGGCGATCGACATGGAACTCGCCCCCGGTGAGTTCTTCCTCTTCAGCGAGCAGTTGATGCACCACTCCAACAAGAACACGTCGGACCGGCGCAGGCTCGGGCTGTCCGCCCGCTACACGATCCCCAAGGTCAACATCGTCGACCAGGACTCCTCACCCCTGTTCCCGGGCCACGCGTGCGTCCTGGTGAGCGGGAGCGACACCATGGGCAACAACCGCATGACACAGCCCCCGGCCTGA
- a CDS encoding response regulator has product MTEPLRVLLADDQTLVRTGFRLILGADGIDVVAEATNGAEAVEAVRRTRPDVVLMDVRMPEMDGLEATRRILAPPRSPDAVRGAEEPPPPATPRVIILTTFDLDRYVYAALSAGASGFLLKDVTPEQLTAAVRTVRTGDALLAPTITRRLVRRFACAGGDHRSGGPPDSDTAALPRGLAPLTPRELEVLGLLARGLSNAELASRLHLAEATVKTHVARILAKLRLRDRVQAVIVAYETGLISAGAHEATQQPA; this is encoded by the coding sequence GTGACCGAGCCGCTCCGTGTGCTCCTCGCCGACGACCAGACCCTGGTCCGCACCGGCTTCCGACTGATCCTCGGCGCCGACGGCATCGACGTCGTCGCCGAGGCGACCAACGGAGCCGAAGCGGTCGAAGCGGTGCGCCGCACACGTCCCGACGTGGTCCTGATGGACGTCAGGATGCCCGAGATGGACGGCCTGGAGGCCACCCGCCGCATCCTCGCGCCGCCCCGCTCCCCCGACGCCGTCCGAGGAGCGGAGGAGCCCCCGCCCCCCGCCACTCCCCGGGTCATCATCCTGACCACCTTCGACCTCGACCGGTACGTCTACGCGGCACTGTCCGCCGGGGCCAGCGGCTTCCTCCTCAAGGACGTCACCCCCGAGCAGCTGACCGCGGCCGTCCGCACGGTCCGGACCGGCGACGCCCTCCTCGCGCCCACCATCACCCGCCGCCTCGTACGGCGTTTCGCCTGTGCCGGAGGCGACCATCGATCCGGCGGCCCGCCCGACAGCGACACCGCCGCGCTCCCCCGTGGCCTCGCCCCGCTCACCCCACGCGAACTGGAGGTGCTCGGCCTGCTGGCCCGCGGCCTGAGCAACGCCGAACTCGCCTCCCGCCTGCATCTGGCCGAGGCGACGGTCAAGACGCACGTCGCCCGCATCCTCGCCAAACTCCGACTGCGTGACCGTGTCCAGGCCGTCATCGTCGCCTACGAGACGGGCCTGATCAGCGCCGGTGCGCACGAGGCCACCCAACAGCCCGCCTGA
- a CDS encoding sensor histidine kinase, with amino-acid sequence MNVRTTPKRLRASLDQLREAARRTVRDARIPSGPPLRPTRRAWRFDALVALVIGISTVYYGIDNVGNVVVREIAPGVQHAVPRPHGPGGLAFMVALAAVASGALALRRRYPLAVLCVVTAATLATPQSVLRLTFYAFVIAVYSAAVYSPYRVATLAALPVSVLLVGTSGNSVTPIVPNEYIALLILVPMAVAAVGLRTWKLRTVEGRTRLSALEREQAEALRRAVEHERARIARELHDVVTHNVSVMVIQAGAARTIMRSSPEQAGEALLAVEAGGRAAMTELRHVMGLLTMADEDEETRRGADVVDVAAELAPQPGLGQLETLVGRVRDTGLPVELTVTGPPRPLPPGLELAAYRVVQEALTNTVKHASGATAAVTVEYRPERLRVEVTDAGGRPCADAAAGSGRGLIGLRERLAVYDGTLNTGRRLTGGYRVEALIPLEAP; translated from the coding sequence ATGAACGTACGTACGACGCCGAAGCGGCTGCGGGCATCGCTGGACCAGCTGCGGGAGGCCGCCCGCCGGACGGTCCGCGACGCCCGGATCCCGAGCGGTCCGCCGCTGCGGCCCACCCGGCGCGCCTGGCGGTTCGACGCGCTGGTGGCCCTGGTCATCGGCATCTCCACCGTCTACTACGGCATCGACAACGTCGGCAACGTCGTGGTGCGTGAGATCGCGCCCGGCGTGCAGCACGCCGTGCCGCGCCCGCACGGCCCCGGCGGCCTGGCCTTCATGGTGGCCCTCGCGGCGGTCGCCTCGGGTGCGCTGGCGCTGCGTCGCCGCTATCCGCTCGCCGTGCTGTGCGTCGTGACGGCCGCGACGCTGGCGACACCGCAGAGCGTCCTGCGGCTGACCTTCTACGCGTTCGTCATCGCCGTCTACAGCGCCGCCGTGTACAGCCCGTACCGGGTGGCGACCCTGGCGGCGCTGCCGGTGTCGGTCCTCCTGGTCGGCACCTCGGGGAACTCCGTGACGCCGATCGTCCCCAACGAGTACATCGCCTTGCTGATCCTGGTCCCGATGGCTGTGGCCGCCGTCGGCCTGCGTACCTGGAAACTCCGCACCGTCGAGGGCCGCACCCGCCTGTCCGCCCTGGAGCGCGAGCAGGCCGAGGCGCTGCGCCGTGCTGTCGAGCACGAACGGGCCCGCATCGCACGCGAACTGCACGACGTCGTCACGCACAACGTCAGCGTGATGGTCATCCAGGCGGGCGCCGCGCGCACGATCATGAGGTCATCGCCCGAGCAGGCGGGCGAGGCGCTGCTCGCCGTCGAGGCGGGAGGGCGGGCGGCCATGACCGAGCTGCGCCACGTCATGGGGCTGCTCACCATGGCCGACGAGGACGAGGAGACGCGTCGGGGTGCCGACGTGGTCGACGTGGCGGCGGAGCTGGCCCCGCAGCCCGGCCTCGGCCAGCTGGAAACGCTGGTCGGACGGGTCCGGGACACCGGGCTGCCCGTCGAACTGACCGTGACGGGGCCGCCCCGTCCCCTCCCGCCCGGTCTCGAACTCGCCGCGTACCGCGTGGTCCAGGAAGCCCTGACCAACACCGTGAAGCACGCTTCCGGCGCCACCGCCGCCGTGACCGTGGAATACCGCCCGGAACGGCTCCGGGTGGAAGTCACCGACGCCGGGGGCCGCCCCTGCGCGGACGCGGCCGCCGGCAGCGGCCGGGGTCTGATCGGCCTGCGCGAGCGCCTCGCCGTCTACGACGGAACCCTGAACACCGGCCGGCGCCTGACCGGCGGCTACCGTGTGGAGGCCCTGATCCCCTTGGAGGCACCGTGA